GGCCTGTTTTCGGAGCTTCCGGGCGGTGTCGATGTCGCCGCGGGCGACGCGGCTCTCGTACTCCTGACGGATCTCGACGACCTTGTCGGCGGCCCACGAGATCTCCGAAAGGTGCTGTTTCAGCGCGTCGATACCGGGGTCGTCGTCCGCGGGGTAGGACTCGCCAACGACGGCGTCAGCGAGTTCGACGTAGAAGGGGTCGAGATCATCAATCGTCGGCCACGCGGTCACCACGTTCTCCATATTGTCGGAGGCGATGTTCGACGCCGTCATCAGCATCGACTGCTGGGCTTCGTTCCCGTCCTTGGCCCCGCCGGCGCGCGACGCCCGCGAGAAGGCTTTGTCCACGAGCTCCTCGGCGGTAGGCGTCGTCGGCAGACCCTCGAAGGGATGGCTCATAGGTTCCGTTGACGGCCGGAGCGTAAAAGCGCGTTCAATCGCGCCCCAAACTGTTGCGAGTCACGTTTTTGCCCGTCCCGAACACAGGTCCGGTATGGCACACATCGATGCCGGCGAGATTCTGCCCAACGACCACGTCCAGCAGATGGCCGCCGAGGGACGGGTCACCCAGATGCACCGCGGCCACCAGTACGCCGATGAGGGCGATACGTTCGAGATAGACGGCACCGAGTTCGAGGTGACAGACGTAACACACCGGACGCTGGGCGATATGACCGACGAGGACGCACAGCGAGAGGGGTCAGAGGACCTCGCTGCGTACAAGAAGCGAATGAGGAAAGTCCACGGCAGCTTCGAGTGGGACGACGACAGCGAGGTCGTCCGCCACCGGTTCGCGCCCGCCGACGAGTAGCACCGCGACGGGTAGCGACTCCCGGTAGCCACCACCGAGCGGCAGGCGGGCTGCCACCGCGTCGCAGGCAACCCTTATCAACTCCGGTAACCCTCGGTAACTACATGACAGAAATGGCGACGACGTCGAAAGCGAGCGACCCGGAGCGGGCGCATCTTGCAGACGTGGAAGACGGCTGTGGCTGTACCGAAATCTGGGAGCACATGAGCGAAGCCCGCGGCGAAGACGACGACTGAGCGCCCTATTCCTCCGATGCCACGTCGACGCCAGCAAACTCGAAGCGTGTGCCGCCGCTGTCGCTTTCGGTGAGCGTGACCGTCCACCCATGAGCAGCGGCGATCTGTGAGACTATCGAGAGCCCGAACCCGGTGCCGTCAGTCGTCGTCGAGTAGCCGCTTTCGAACACTGTCTCCCGGTCGGCTTCGGGGATTCCCGGGCCGTCATCCGAGACGGCGAACCCGTCTGGACTCTCACTGACCGTTATCGTCACAGCTGACATGCTGTGCTTGTCGGCATCGTCGGACTGCACCCGACTGTCCGTAGCGCTGTGCTCCACGGCGTTTCGGATCAGGTTCTCCAGCAACTGTTTGAGCCGCGTCATGTCCGCCTGTATCTTGCGGTCGGTGTCGACCACAAGCGTCGCGTCGCCGGTATCGACTACCTCCCAGCAATCTCTGGCTGCCGTTGCCAGTGCCACCGTTTCCATCTCGGTAATGCTGTCGCCGGTCCGGGCCAGCAACAGGAGGTCGTCAATCAGCGCCTGCATCCGGTCGAGTGCCTGCTCTATCGAAGTGATGTTGTCGTCGTCGCACTCCTCTTTCAGCGTACCCAACCGGCCGATAGCGACGTTCAGGGGGTTGCGAAGGTCGTGACTGACGACTGTGGCGAACTGTTCCAGACGGTCGTTTTGGGTCGACAGTTCCTGCTCACGGTCACGGAGCTGTCTGTCGCGCTCGACAGCGGCGAAAGCCGCCTCCATGTTCGCCGCAAGGACCCGTCCAGCGACGATGTCTGCTTCGTCGAAGGCATCGATGGTCGTCGATGCGGCGATGAGAATGCCGTATTCCCCGAGTGGCAGGTACAGTTCGCTACGTATGGGTGTCTCGGGGTTTTGCACGTCCGACTCCAGTCGTACGTCAGGAACTGCGGTCGCCTCGCCGCGCTCGTACACCCGCCAAGCGATGCTGTCGCCCGGCTCGAACGTCGGGATGTCACCGACCAACTCTCGGAGTGATGCGGTCGCGGCGACAGGCTCTAACTGGCCGTCGTCGTTGATGAGGTGGACCGCGTTTGCGTCGAGCCCGATAATATCTGCGGCGGCGTTGACCCCGATGCCGGCGACCTTGTTTCGGACTTCTGCGGCCATCAGCTCCCGGGTGGCCTCGTGTAGCGCTTCGAGCCGCTGCTCTCGCTTGTCCGTATCGCTCCGGTCGCTGATGACCGACACTGTGCCGTCTTCGCCGTCCCAAGTCACGTCACACGCTGTGATGCTGGTCTGGACGCTGTTGCCGGCCAGCGTTCGTATCATCCGTCCGATCTGGCTGGCTGGCTGGTCGTTCTCGACGACGCGCTCGATGGCTTCGGTCCCACCGTCCGCCGTCGGTTCGACGAGGGCAGTCAGTGGCCGGTCACAGAGTTCGTCGCTGTCGGCTGCGCCGAACAGATCCACTGCCGCTGGGTTCGCATATACGACGGAGTCGGTCACGCTGACGAGGACTGCATCGTTCATCGCGTCGAGAATCCGTGTCGTTCGTTCCTGTACGGTGTCGGCCGTTGTTTTCGCTCTGACTCGCTCGACTGCGTTTCGGACCCGTTGTGCGAGCACAGCGTACTGCTGGGACCCATGCGTTTTTTGAATGTAATCGGTGACTCCGGCCGTGACTGCCTCGCTCGCGAGCGACTCGCTTCCCTGACTGGTAAATAGCAGAAACGGTATGTCCGGATCTCTGGCGCGGACCGCTTCCAGAAATTCCAGCCCGTCGATGCCCGGCATGTTGTAGTCGCTGATAATACAGTCCACGTCGTGCTCGTCTAGATACGACAGTCCGTCGGTAGCACTTGTGACCCCGGTGGCGTCAATCGCCTCGTCGTTGCGTTCGAGATGTGTCGCAATCAGGTCTGCGTACGACGGTTCGTCATCGACACAGAGGACTGTAATGCCCGACACCACATGGCCCATACTCACTGATATGAACTGTACCGGTGTCAATCTAACGCGCGCTCACCCGATGAGCGGTCTCCCTACCGCCGCTTCGCCAGTTCTGCCCGCAAATCGTCCACATCCATTTCCTTCATCGATAACAGGACGAGCAGATGATAGACGATATCGGCCGACTCGTGGGCCAGTTCCTCGGTGTCGTCGTCTTTGGCGGCCAGAATCAGTTCCGTTGTCTCCTCGCCGAGTTTCTCCAGAACGGCGTTTTCGCCCTTCTCGTGGGTGAACAGCGAGGCGGTGTAGGAGTCTTCGGGAAGGTTCGCCTTCCGGTCCTCGATGACAGTGAACAGTTCATCGATGACGTCGCCGGTGTCGTCGCTCATAGCCGCCGTTCGGTCAGCGGGGCCTTCAGGCCGTCGTTACGACTCCACGGAGTCGAAAAAGGCCAGATCGTGGATGCGCGGGTCCTCGGTCAGCTCGGGGTGGAACGACGTGCCGACGACCGGCCCGTCACGGACTGCGACCGGACGGTCGTCCCACGTCGCCAGCACTTCGACGTCCGCGCCGACGTAGTCGATGACCGGCGCGCGGATGAACACCGCGGGGAACGGCTCGCCGAGCCCGTCCACGTCCAGCGGGGCCTCGAAACTGTCCTTCTGTCGCCCGAACGCGTTGCGCTCGACGGAGACATCGATGACGTTCAGCGTGTCGACGCGGTCGTCCTGTGCGTCGCTCGCGCTGACAATGAGCCCAGCACACGTCGCCAGCACCGGCTTATCTGCCTCGACGTGGGTCTGGATTTCGTCGGCGATGCCCTCTCGGTGGATGAGCCGCGAAATCGTGGTGGATTCCCCGCCCGGCAGTAACAGCACGTCGCAGTCGGGGACCAGTCCCGATTCACGTATCTCGACGACCTCCGCAGTCCGGTCGTGGGCCGCTGCCGCCCGCCTGATCGCGTCCCCGTGTTCAGAGACATCGCCCTGAACCGCGAGTACACCCGCGCGTAGCGTCATGTGTCCTCGTTAGTGGGCCTGTGCGAAAAGCCTCTCGTCTCCCGCAAGGACCCCGGTAGCAGAGCCTGTGTTGGCCCCGCTGCGGTCGCCCACGACTCTCCAGTGTTCGCTCGGATATTAATCGAACCAAACGGTTAGGTGAGACGGACTGTAGACGTGGCACATGGGAAAGCGACGGCAGGACCCGGTCGAGGTAAACGCCGACGAGTCGGTAGACCTCTATGAGATATCGACTTGGGAGCCGCGGTCGACACTGGACCGGTTCGCCCACTGGCTCTACCACATCGGAATCCGCACGCTGCGGTACCTAGTCATTGTCGCAGCCATCGCGATTCTCCTCTTGCAGTTGGCGTTCGGGAGCCTCGGCGCACTCAGCGACCAGCCGCTGTTTGCCGGAATGGCTATTCTTTCTGCCGTGCCGGCGCTCGGTCTCGCGGCCTACATCTACTACGCCGATGTGACCACGGAGGAACCGCTGACGTTGCTCGTGGGGACGTTCTTTCTGGGAGTGTTGTTTGCTGGCTTCGCCGGCATTCTCAACGGCTTTCTGGGGGAGCCAGTTCAGGCAATCGGCTCCGGGTTCGGGCTTGTGCCGTACCTCGGTCAGGTGTTCGTTTTCTTCCTCATTGTCGGGCCCGTCGAAGAGACGGTGAAACTGCTGGCGGTACGACTGTACGCGTTCCGCGACGAACGCTTCGACACTGTTGTCGACGGTGCGGTATACGGTGCTGTCGCCGGGCTGGGATTTGCGACCATCGAAAACGCGTTGTATATCACCCAGAACGCAGAGATGGCCACCGGGACGGTTGAGTTACTCGCCGCCAGCAGCGATATCGCTGCGGTCAGAGCGCTCGCGGGGCCGGGCCACGTCATCTACTCGGCCTTCGCTGGCTACTACCTCGGACTGGCCAAGTTCAATCCGGACGACGCCGGCCCAATCGTCCTGAAGGGACTGCTCATCGCTTCGCTCATCCACGCCGTCTACAACACGCTGGCCGGCCCAGTCACGGCCATCGCGGCCTCGATATACAACGTCAATTTCCTTGTCGCCTTCTTCGGCTTCGTCATCGTGTACGACTCGATATTCGGCCTGCTATTGCTGAGGAAAATTCATGCCTATCGGCAGGCGTACAAGCGGGCTCACGAAGACTCGGATGAGGTCGCCCTTCGTCCGGAGAAGACAGAGTTCGACCCCTAGACCAACTGTTCGACGTACTTCGCGACCACGTCGACCTCCAGATGCACCGGATCTCCGACCGACTTCTCCGACAGCGTCGTCTCGGCGTACGTCGTCGGGATGATCGCCACGTCGAACTCCTCGGAGCGCCGGTCGGCGACGGTCAGGCTGATGCCGTCGACCGTTATCGACCCCTTCTGCACTAGGTAGTCTCGGTGGGCCTCTGGCAGAGAGAACGTGAACGTCCAGTCTTCGCCCTCCTGTTCGATGCCGACGATCTCGGCCGTCGTGTCGACGTGGCCCTGCACGATGTGGCCGTCGAACCGGCCGTCGGCGGGCATCGCTCGTTCAAGGTTCACCCGGTCGCCGCCGTCGAGGTCATCGAAGAACGTCCGAGCGAGGGTTTCCTGCGCGAGAAACACCTCGAACCACTCGCCGTCGGTCACCTTCTCGACGGTGAGACAGACGCCGCTGACGCTGATCGACTGGCCGTGGTCGAGTCCCTCGAACGGCGCGCCGATCCGCATCCGACGCCCGCCTTCGTCATCGATGACTGCCTGCACCTCGCCGGTCGTCTCGACGATTCCGGTGAACATACCCCAGATACGGTACGG
The Haloarcula sp. CBA1129 genome window above contains:
- a CDS encoding ASCH domain-containing protein encodes the protein MAHIDAGEILPNDHVQQMAAEGRVTQMHRGHQYADEGDTFEIDGTEFEVTDVTHRTLGDMTDEDAQREGSEDLAAYKKRMRKVHGSFEWDDDSEVVRHRFAPADE
- a CDS encoding response regulator; its protein translation is MGHVVSGITVLCVDDEPSYADLIATHLERNDEAIDATGVTSATDGLSYLDEHDVDCIISDYNMPGIDGLEFLEAVRARDPDIPFLLFTSQGSESLASEAVTAGVTDYIQKTHGSQQYAVLAQRVRNAVERVRAKTTADTVQERTTRILDAMNDAVLVSVTDSVVYANPAAVDLFGAADSDELCDRPLTALVEPTADGGTEAIERVVENDQPASQIGRMIRTLAGNSVQTSITACDVTWDGEDGTVSVISDRSDTDKREQRLEALHEATRELMAAEVRNKVAGIGVNAAADIIGLDANAVHLINDDGQLEPVAATASLRELVGDIPTFEPGDSIAWRVYERGEATAVPDVRLESDVQNPETPIRSELYLPLGEYGILIAASTTIDAFDEADIVAGRVLAANMEAAFAAVERDRQLRDREQELSTQNDRLEQFATVVSHDLRNPLNVAIGRLGTLKEECDDDNITSIEQALDRMQALIDDLLLLARTGDSITEMETVALATAARDCWEVVDTGDATLVVDTDRKIQADMTRLKQLLENLIRNAVEHSATDSRVQSDDADKHSMSAVTITVSESPDGFAVSDDGPGIPEADRETVFESGYSTTTDGTGFGLSIVSQIAAAHGWTVTLTESDSGGTRFEFAGVDVASEE
- the hisE gene encoding phosphoribosyl-ATP diphosphatase — its product is MSDDTGDVIDELFTVIEDRKANLPEDSYTASLFTHEKGENAVLEKLGEETTELILAAKDDDTEELAHESADIVYHLLVLLSMKEMDVDDLRAELAKRR
- the pdxT gene encoding pyridoxal 5'-phosphate synthase glutaminase subunit PdxT; translated protein: MTLRAGVLAVQGDVSEHGDAIRRAAAAHDRTAEVVEIRESGLVPDCDVLLLPGGESTTISRLIHREGIADEIQTHVEADKPVLATCAGLIVSASDAQDDRVDTLNVIDVSVERNAFGRQKDSFEAPLDVDGLGEPFPAVFIRAPVIDYVGADVEVLATWDDRPVAVRDGPVVGTSFHPELTEDPRIHDLAFFDSVES
- a CDS encoding PrsW family intramembrane metalloprotease, which gives rise to MGKRRQDPVEVNADESVDLYEISTWEPRSTLDRFAHWLYHIGIRTLRYLVIVAAIAILLLQLAFGSLGALSDQPLFAGMAILSAVPALGLAAYIYYADVTTEEPLTLLVGTFFLGVLFAGFAGILNGFLGEPVQAIGSGFGLVPYLGQVFVFFLIVGPVEETVKLLAVRLYAFRDERFDTVVDGAVYGAVAGLGFATIENALYITQNAEMATGTVELLAASSDIAAVRALAGPGHVIYSAFAGYYLGLAKFNPDDAGPIVLKGLLIASLIHAVYNTLAGPVTAIAASIYNVNFLVAFFGFVIVYDSIFGLLLLRKIHAYRQAYKRAHEDSDEVALRPEKTEFDP
- a CDS encoding riboflavin synthase codes for the protein MFTGIVETTGEVQAVIDDEGGRRMRIGAPFEGLDHGQSISVSGVCLTVEKVTDGEWFEVFLAQETLARTFFDDLDGGDRVNLERAMPADGRFDGHIVQGHVDTTAEIVGIEQEGEDWTFTFSLPEAHRDYLVQKGSITVDGISLTVADRRSEEFDVAIIPTTYAETTLSEKSVGDPVHLEVDVVAKYVEQLV